One Synergistes jonesii DNA window includes the following coding sequences:
- a CDS encoding cupin domain-containing protein: MNVSEELIRQIVAKVIEQTMAAGREDFVKKVDPSGIIMVKTDTVKCERFEKDGVALKDILTLEEAPRMGAGIMELDNSSLEWTLTYDEYDLVLEGVLEIEIEGRVISAGPGDIIYIPKNSHIHFQTPHKARYAYFVYPANWAELA, from the coding sequence GTGAACGTAAGTGAAGAGCTTATAAGACAGATAGTTGCCAAAGTAATAGAGCAAACCATGGCGGCGGGGCGGGAAGACTTCGTTAAAAAGGTCGACCCGAGCGGGATAATCATGGTCAAAACGGATACCGTAAAGTGCGAGCGCTTTGAAAAGGACGGCGTCGCTTTAAAGGACATACTGACGCTTGAAGAGGCGCCGCGGATGGGAGCAGGCATAATGGAGCTCGACAACTCGAGCCTTGAATGGACGCTGACGTATGACGAATACGACCTCGTCCTTGAGGGCGTCCTTGAAATAGAGATAGAGGGGCGCGTCATCTCGGCGGGGCCGGGCGATATAATCTATATACCGAAGAACAGCCATATCCACTTCCAGACGCCGCACAAGGCCCGCTACGCATACTTCGTCTATCCGGCTAACTGGGCCGAGCTGGCTTAA
- a CDS encoding ethanolamine utilization protein EutH has product MFQELIDNLCNTKVFTESFGAWVSNLSINSVIVFIMTIFMIVGAIDKIRGNKLGYGEEFDNGFNAMGPLAIAMAGVVAAAPVLAIMLKPIIVPLYSLVGADASMFATTLLACDMGGYPLAMQLAADKAVGNFSGLILGTMMGPTIVFTIPVALSIIKPEDRPYLGAGTLAGLITIPLGCIAGGLVMNMTPYKISMGTILVNLIPVIIVAGLICIGLWFATDAMIRGFNKFGTAVTILITIFTAIAVFEYLTGIRFPLFDIMVDPEKNDGVVPLESGLLVCGQIAIVLIGAFPMVKWITRTFGKALEKVGGALGMNETGSAGMVANLANNIAMFNILGDMNPKGKLLNVAFAVSAAFVFGDHLGFTAGNNPDMIFPVVVGKLVAGITAVVLASFLSPKLLSKIESAKK; this is encoded by the coding sequence ATGTTTCAGGAATTAATTGACAACCTGTGCAACACCAAGGTTTTTACCGAGAGCTTCGGCGCGTGGGTGTCAAACCTTTCGATCAATTCGGTCATCGTTTTTATCATGACGATATTCATGATAGTGGGCGCGATAGATAAAATACGCGGCAACAAACTCGGCTACGGCGAAGAGTTCGACAACGGCTTCAACGCGATGGGGCCGCTGGCCATCGCGATGGCCGGCGTCGTCGCTGCCGCGCCGGTGCTGGCTATAATGCTCAAGCCTATAATAGTCCCGCTGTACAGCCTTGTCGGCGCTGACGCCTCCATGTTCGCCACTACGCTGCTGGCGTGCGACATGGGCGGCTATCCGCTCGCCATGCAGCTTGCGGCCGACAAAGCGGTAGGAAATTTCTCGGGGCTCATACTCGGCACGATGATGGGGCCGACCATCGTCTTTACGATTCCCGTCGCGCTTTCGATAATCAAGCCGGAGGACCGTCCTTACCTCGGCGCCGGCACGCTCGCCGGGCTGATTACCATACCGCTGGGCTGCATCGCCGGAGGTCTCGTAATGAATATGACGCCGTATAAGATCAGCATGGGGACCATACTTGTGAACCTCATCCCCGTCATCATCGTCGCCGGCCTCATCTGTATCGGCCTGTGGTTCGCCACGGACGCGATGATTCGCGGCTTCAACAAATTCGGGACCGCCGTCACGATACTCATCACGATATTTACGGCGATAGCCGTATTTGAATACCTCACCGGCATCCGCTTCCCGCTGTTCGACATCATGGTCGACCCAGAGAAGAATGACGGAGTAGTGCCGCTTGAAAGCGGCCTTCTGGTCTGCGGTCAGATCGCCATCGTCCTCATCGGCGCTTTCCCCATGGTCAAGTGGATAACGAGGACCTTCGGCAAAGCGCTGGAAAAGGTGGGCGGCGCTCTCGGCATGAACGAGACCGGCTCCGCCGGCATGGTCGCGAACCTGGCGAACAACATCGCCATGTTCAATATCCTCGGCGATATGAATCCTAAAGGCAAACTGCTGAACGTGGCCTTCGCGGTATCGGCGGCCTTCGTATTCGGCGACCACCTCGGCTTCACCGCGGGCAACAACCCGGATATGATATTCCCCGTAGTCGTCGGCAAGCTGGTTGCCGGTATCACGGCCGTGGTGCTCGCTTCTTTCCTCTCGCCGAAGCTCCTTTCGAAAATAGAGAGCGCCAAGAAATAG
- a CDS encoding BMC domain-containing protein, with translation MNNALGMLELGSIAAGIEACDFMVKAARVDLLRAVTLCPGKYMVIVAGDVGDVRASMDAGVKNAGEHVVDTLFIPNIHPQLIPAVSMTSQVARFGAIGALEFFSVASAITAGDVAAKAANITLIEIRTGYAVGGKGFVTLTGDVGAVRAAVEAAAKNAELLVATTVIPKPSPLLIQSLL, from the coding sequence ATGAACAACGCACTCGGGATGCTCGAGCTGGGCAGCATCGCGGCCGGAATAGAGGCCTGCGATTTTATGGTAAAGGCGGCCAGAGTCGACCTGCTGCGCGCGGTCACGCTCTGCCCGGGGAAATATATGGTGATAGTGGCGGGAGACGTCGGAGATGTCAGGGCTTCCATGGACGCCGGCGTCAAAAATGCGGGCGAACATGTCGTGGATACGCTCTTTATTCCCAACATTCATCCGCAGCTTATCCCAGCCGTCTCTATGACCTCTCAGGTGGCTCGCTTCGGCGCGATCGGGGCGCTCGAGTTTTTCTCCGTCGCGTCGGCGATAACGGCGGGCGACGTGGCCGCGAAAGCGGCGAACATTACTCTCATCGAGATACGGACGGGATATGCCGTTGGAGGCAAGGGATTCGTGACGCTCACGGGCGATGTGGGAGCGGTGCGCGCGGCGGTGGAGGCCGCGGCGAAAAACGCGGAGCTCCTCGTCGCTACGACCGTGATACCCAAGCCGTCGCCGCTGCTTATTCAGTCGCTGTTGTAG
- a CDS encoding 4Fe-4S dicluster domain-containing protein — protein sequence MALDLVEKVKSAGVVGAGGAGFPTHVKLAAQAEYFIVNAAECEPLIETDKYLCRAYAERIVSATEAVALHLGASRAVIALKAKYEDEIGALKAAAAKAGEAIEICAMPSFYPAGDEQTMVQFVTGRSVPERGLPLNVGAVVDNVGTMLGIADALEDLPVTDKFLSVTGEVKAPVMLRVPIGTSVVDCIANAELTTDGYAVVVGGPMMGKLLADDGEIEAAVVGKTTGNILVLSKEHYLVKRGAVPFERIRHQSRSACIQCRMCTDMCPRYLIGHEIRPHLVMRNLWRENSIASDEEYIRCFGDALNCCDCGVCEMFACPMGLSPRRVNVYFKQRLREKGLDKERNMAPRARPSLKYRRVPTERLIARLGMLKYYGAHVHGAHIEFVPAKVYIPFSQHIGRPALSKVKEGDAVTRGSLIAEAQGAVSANVHASVSGTVEKSDARGALIRVAGGGDGE from the coding sequence ATGGCGCTGGATTTAGTTGAGAAAGTCAAATCCGCAGGAGTGGTGGGAGCGGGAGGCGCCGGCTTCCCGACGCACGTCAAGCTCGCGGCGCAGGCGGAATATTTCATCGTCAACGCCGCCGAGTGCGAGCCGCTGATCGAGACGGATAAATATCTCTGCCGAGCGTATGCGGAGCGGATAGTATCCGCGACCGAGGCGGTCGCGCTCCATCTTGGGGCGAGCCGCGCCGTCATCGCGCTCAAGGCGAAGTACGAGGATGAGATCGGTGCGCTGAAGGCGGCCGCCGCCAAGGCCGGAGAGGCGATAGAGATATGCGCGATGCCCTCTTTCTATCCCGCCGGGGACGAGCAGACGATGGTACAGTTCGTCACCGGCCGTTCCGTGCCCGAGCGCGGCCTGCCGCTCAACGTCGGCGCGGTGGTCGACAATGTCGGCACGATGCTCGGCATAGCGGATGCGCTCGAAGACCTTCCCGTCACCGACAAATTTCTTTCCGTGACGGGCGAAGTAAAGGCGCCGGTCATGCTGAGGGTCCCTATCGGTACGAGCGTCGTCGACTGCATCGCTAATGCGGAGCTTACTACGGACGGCTACGCGGTAGTCGTGGGAGGTCCGATGATGGGGAAGCTCCTTGCCGACGACGGGGAGATAGAGGCGGCGGTCGTCGGCAAAACTACGGGCAATATCCTCGTGCTCAGCAAAGAGCATTACCTGGTAAAGCGCGGGGCCGTGCCGTTTGAGCGCATCAGACATCAGAGCAGGAGCGCCTGTATCCAGTGCCGCATGTGTACGGATATGTGTCCGCGTTACCTTATCGGGCATGAGATCCGCCCCCATCTGGTGATGCGTAATTTATGGCGGGAAAACAGCATAGCGAGCGACGAGGAATATATCCGCTGCTTTGGAGACGCGCTCAACTGCTGCGACTGCGGAGTGTGCGAAATGTTTGCCTGTCCGATGGGGCTTTCGCCGCGCAGGGTGAACGTGTATTTCAAACAGAGGCTTCGCGAGAAGGGGCTCGACAAGGAACGCAATATGGCCCCGCGCGCAAGGCCGTCCCTCAAATACCGAAGAGTGCCGACCGAACGTCTCATAGCGCGTCTGGGGATGCTTAAATATTACGGCGCGCATGTGCACGGCGCGCATATCGAATTTGTGCCGGCGAAGGTTTACATTCCCTTCAGCCAACATATCGGCAGACCTGCGCTGTCCAAGGTCAAGGAGGGCGACGCCGTGACGCGGGGGTCCCTTATCGCCGAAGCGCAGGGCGCGGTGTCGGCTAACGTTCACGCCTCCGTCAGCGGCACTGTAGAAAAGTCGGATGCGCGCGGAGCGCTTATTCGCGTCGCCGGAGGGGGTGATGGCGAATGA
- a CDS encoding EutN/CcmL family microcompartment protein: MKIAKVIGNIWATRKEPRLSGYKLLLLQPENIIDASPDGPPIVATDLIGAGVGEAVIYVGGSSARSASGDMSLPVDATVIAIIDNHDVNAASL; this comes from the coding sequence ATGAAGATAGCGAAAGTGATCGGTAATATATGGGCAACAAGAAAAGAGCCAAGGCTGTCCGGTTATAAACTGCTGCTGCTCCAGCCGGAGAACATAATCGACGCTTCTCCTGACGGTCCCCCTATCGTCGCGACAGATCTGATCGGAGCCGGCGTCGGCGAAGCGGTCATCTATGTCGGCGGAAGCTCCGCCCGAAGCGCCAGCGGCGATATGTCGCTGCCGGTGGACGCGACGGTGATAGCCATCATAGACAACCACGACGTGAACGCGGCCTCTCTGTAA
- the eutJ gene encoding ethanolamine utilization protein EutJ yields MLDLERIESYMSRVSMSERTTFRPAGSRLKTGVDLGTAYIVLVVVDEENNPVACEKQAADVLRDGVVVDYAGAQRIVRDLKKRLEERLGTELANCAIAMPAGTESSARTHQYVAEGAGFEVTNILDEPSAANSIYRIDNGVVVDIGGGTTGLAVIKEGAVVDIYDEPTGGIHLTLVLAGNYHISVAEAEAIKMDYSRHREILPVISPVIEKMATIVTRHIDREETETIYLCGGTCCLSGIEDIFEKVARIPVVRPRDPFLVTPAGIAVNCKI; encoded by the coding sequence ATGCTTGATCTGGAACGCATCGAATCTTATATGAGCCGCGTGTCGATGTCCGAGAGGACCACCTTCAGGCCGGCCGGTTCAAGGCTTAAGACGGGAGTCGACTTGGGAACGGCCTATATCGTTCTCGTCGTCGTCGACGAGGAAAACAACCCCGTCGCGTGCGAAAAGCAGGCGGCCGACGTGCTCCGCGACGGAGTGGTCGTGGACTACGCCGGCGCGCAGAGGATCGTCCGCGATCTTAAAAAGCGGCTTGAAGAGAGGCTGGGAACCGAACTTGCCAACTGCGCGATAGCCATGCCGGCAGGTACGGAGAGCAGCGCCCGTACGCATCAGTATGTGGCGGAGGGCGCCGGGTTCGAAGTGACCAACATCCTCGACGAGCCTTCGGCGGCAAACTCCATATACCGAATCGACAACGGCGTCGTGGTTGATATCGGCGGAGGCACTACGGGGTTGGCCGTGATAAAGGAAGGTGCGGTGGTCGACATTTACGACGAACCCACCGGTGGCATACATCTCACGCTGGTGCTCGCGGGAAATTATCACATTTCCGTAGCGGAGGCTGAAGCGATAAAAATGGATTATTCCAGGCATAGGGAGATACTGCCCGTGATCAGCCCCGTGATCGAGAAGATGGCGACGATCGTGACGCGTCATATCGACAGGGAGGAGACGGAGACGATATACCTTTGCGGCGGGACATGCTGCCTCTCGGGCATAGAGGATATATTTGAAAAGGTTGCCCGGATTCCCGTCGTAAGGCCGCGCGACCCCTTTCTGGTGACTCCCGCAGGAATTGCGGTAAACTGCAAAATCTGA
- the pduL gene encoding phosphate propanoyltransferase — translation MHETIVKKVIQAMERAALVLVEVSARHVHLSEEDAKRLFGTSAELTPKRPLSQPGQFLSEERVSLVGPRGSMENVAVLGPLRGKTQIELSKSDCVALGIEAPLRESGDLEGSGGITLEGPKGTLSIASGVIIAKRHIHVPPYIAALHGFYDKERVSVELFTDRPVVFKDVLLRVSSKFSYRMHIDFDEANAADVKGFTLGRIIRQR, via the coding sequence ATGCATGAGACGATAGTCAAAAAGGTCATACAGGCGATGGAAAGGGCCGCGTTGGTGCTGGTGGAGGTCTCCGCCCGCCACGTGCACCTCTCGGAAGAGGACGCGAAAAGACTTTTCGGAACCTCAGCGGAGCTTACGCCGAAAAGGCCGCTCTCACAGCCCGGTCAGTTCCTCTCCGAAGAGAGGGTCTCGCTCGTCGGCCCCAGGGGCAGCATGGAGAATGTCGCCGTGCTCGGACCGCTGCGCGGCAAGACGCAGATAGAGCTCTCTAAGAGCGACTGCGTGGCTCTGGGTATAGAGGCCCCGCTTCGCGAATCCGGCGACCTGGAAGGCTCGGGGGGGATAACGCTTGAAGGGCCGAAAGGAACGCTCAGCATAGCGTCGGGGGTGATCATAGCCAAGCGCCATATCCACGTACCGCCGTACATAGCCGCGCTTCATGGATTCTACGACAAAGAGCGCGTCAGCGTTGAGCTCTTCACTGACCGTCCGGTAGTTTTCAAGGACGTCCTGCTGCGGGTCAGCTCGAAGTTCAGCTACAGGATGCACATCGATTTTGACGAGGCTAACGCCGCCGATGTCAAAGGCTTTACGCTGGGAAGGATAATAAGGCAGAGATAG
- a CDS encoding ATP-binding protein, with amino-acid sequence MKVITEAILRDELRASQPDSYRVPEGKILSPAAREYLQQRKIRIDMGGAKFKYNPPKAEKSAPEQNAAPQKDEAPTCARQAESAAAAAQGAAKYIDYDSGAFYSEKPEHMTQLFGNKLVTKDHPRILFRGKLDSLQALVVLNQAIISESSASRRLVDDLGDILSVMREMMRCDVLDVPFENERIIGLTHAELRERSHNPMKYFAVKQMTLPDYSMGKSYALLNQLRTTVREAEVAAVQAFRVRSGCERSDIVEGLNRLSSALHIMMCMYLADEYKK; translated from the coding sequence TTGAAGGTTATCACAGAGGCGATACTGCGTGACGAGCTGCGCGCGTCACAGCCGGATTCTTACAGGGTCCCGGAGGGGAAAATCCTTTCCCCCGCCGCGCGCGAATACCTTCAGCAGCGCAAGATCAGAATAGATATGGGCGGCGCGAAGTTCAAATACAATCCGCCGAAGGCTGAAAAGTCCGCCCCTGAACAGAATGCCGCGCCCCAAAAGGACGAGGCGCCCACTTGTGCGCGGCAGGCCGAGAGCGCTGCGGCCGCCGCGCAGGGCGCCGCGAAGTATATCGATTACGATAGCGGGGCCTTTTACAGCGAGAAGCCGGAACATATGACGCAGCTGTTCGGCAACAAGCTTGTCACCAAAGATCACCCTCGTATTCTGTTCCGCGGCAAGCTTGACAGCCTGCAGGCCCTCGTCGTCCTGAATCAAGCGATAATATCGGAGAGCAGCGCCAGCCGGAGGCTTGTGGACGACCTCGGCGACATCTTGTCCGTCATGCGCGAAATGATGCGCTGCGACGTGCTCGACGTCCCGTTCGAAAACGAGCGGATAATCGGGCTCACGCATGCCGAGCTGCGCGAACGCTCTCACAATCCGATGAAATATTTCGCCGTCAAACAGATGACGCTGCCGGACTATTCCATGGGGAAGAGCTACGCTCTGCTGAACCAGCTGCGCACGACCGTGCGCGAGGCGGAGGTGGCCGCGGTCCAGGCGTTCAGGGTAAGGAGCGGCTGCGAGCGCTCGGACATCGTGGAGGGGCTCAACAGGCTTTCGAGCGCCCTACATATTATGATGTGCATGTATCTGGCGGACGAATATAAGAAGTGA
- the eutM gene encoding ethanolamine utilization microcompartment protein EutM — MASNYQALGMIETKGLVASIEASDAMVKAANVTLIGKVHVGGGLVTTMVRGDVGAVKAATDAGAAAAERVGELISVHVIPRPHEEVEFILPKLEK, encoded by the coding sequence ATGGCATCGAATTATCAGGCATTGGGAATGATAGAGACAAAGGGACTCGTGGCGTCGATAGAAGCGTCGGACGCGATGGTGAAGGCTGCCAACGTCACGCTTATAGGCAAGGTTCACGTAGGCGGGGGGCTCGTTACGACGATGGTCAGAGGCGACGTCGGTGCGGTGAAGGCTGCGACGGACGCCGGTGCGGCCGCGGCGGAGCGCGTAGGGGAGCTGATCTCCGTGCACGTCATTCCGCGTCCGCACGAGGAAGTCGAGTTCATCCTGCCGAAGCTTGAAAAATAA
- the eutM gene encoding ethanolamine utilization microcompartment protein EutM: MANQQALGMIETKGLVASIEASDAMVKAANVTLIGKVHVGGGLVTTMVRGDVGAVKAATDAGAAAAERVGELISVHVIPRPHEEVEFILPTLSKD; encoded by the coding sequence ATGGCGAACCAGCAGGCATTGGGAATGATAGAGACAAAGGGGCTCGTGGCGTCGATAGAGGCGTCGGACGCGATGGTGAAGGCCGCCAACGTCACGCTTATAGGCAAGGTTCACGTAGGCGGGGGGCTCGTCACGACGATGGTCAGAGGCGACGTCGGCGCGGTGAAGGCTGCGACGGACGCCGGCGCGGCCGCGGCGGAGCGCGTAGGGGAGCTGATCTCCGTGCACGTCATTCCGCGTCCGCACGAGGAAGTCGAGTTCATCCTGCCGACTCTCAGCAAAGATTAA
- a CDS encoding acetaldehyde dehydrogenase (acetylating), which produces MQLYDKDLLSVQEVRELVSAAKVAQTELSGHDQAYVDRIVKSIADAGVRNAERLGRMAWEDTGFGVPADKTIKNVFASRGVYEYIKDMKTVGVLEEDEGLGVTVIAVPMGVVAGLVPSTNPTSTAFYKAEIAVKAGNAIVFSPHPQAKRCIQESVKVIRQAIAEAGGNEDLVSCISIPTLQATDVLMHHPDTAMILATGGSAMVRAAYSSGTPAIGVGPGNGPAYIEKTADIALAVKRIMDSKTFDNGTICASEQSVICDDDMAPAVEAEMKRQGAYFLNDEEREQLGRFILRGDGTMNPQIVGKSVKVIAELAGLKNVPAETRVLVAKETGIGRGHPYSNEKLAPILAFFTAEDYVKVCERSCEILRYEGTGHTFSIHTKDPKMVEYFAARVPASRIVINTPSSLGGIGASTGLMPSLTLGCGAAGGSATSDNVGPMNLINKRYIAKGNLEIEAIRDAAPQCEHGICSYAENADMSKVDVEEIVRMIIKKLNEA; this is translated from the coding sequence ATGCAGCTGTACGATAAGGATCTTCTGTCGGTTCAGGAAGTTCGTGAGCTTGTGAGCGCGGCCAAGGTCGCACAGACGGAACTTTCAGGCCATGATCAGGCCTATGTAGACAGAATCGTCAAATCGATCGCCGACGCCGGCGTCCGCAACGCGGAACGCCTGGGCAGGATGGCGTGGGAAGATACCGGCTTCGGCGTCCCGGCCGACAAGACGATAAAGAATGTCTTTGCCAGCCGCGGCGTCTATGAGTATATCAAGGATATGAAGACCGTCGGCGTGCTTGAGGAGGACGAGGGGCTCGGCGTGACGGTCATAGCCGTTCCCATGGGAGTGGTGGCGGGGCTCGTGCCGTCGACAAACCCGACTTCCACGGCGTTTTACAAAGCGGAGATAGCCGTCAAGGCCGGTAACGCGATAGTCTTTTCGCCGCATCCTCAGGCCAAGCGCTGCATCCAGGAGAGCGTCAAGGTGATTCGTCAGGCTATAGCGGAGGCCGGCGGCAATGAGGACCTCGTGAGCTGCATCTCCATACCGACGCTTCAGGCGACCGACGTCCTGATGCATCATCCCGACACGGCGATGATCTTGGCGACGGGCGGTTCTGCAATGGTGCGCGCCGCCTATTCCTCGGGGACTCCCGCTATAGGCGTGGGGCCGGGGAACGGGCCGGCGTACATCGAAAAGACGGCCGATATAGCGCTCGCCGTCAAGCGCATCATGGATTCGAAGACCTTCGACAACGGCACCATATGCGCGTCGGAACAGTCCGTCATCTGTGACGACGATATGGCTCCCGCCGTCGAGGCGGAGATGAAAAGGCAGGGCGCGTACTTCCTGAACGACGAGGAGCGCGAACAGCTTGGCCGCTTCATCCTGCGCGGCGACGGCACCATGAACCCGCAGATAGTCGGCAAGAGCGTAAAGGTCATAGCCGAGCTGGCCGGCTTGAAAAACGTGCCGGCGGAAACAAGGGTACTTGTAGCGAAAGAGACGGGCATCGGACGCGGACATCCCTACTCGAACGAGAAACTGGCGCCCATCCTCGCCTTTTTCACGGCGGAGGACTATGTCAAGGTCTGCGAGCGTTCGTGCGAAATCCTCCGTTATGAGGGGACGGGACATACCTTCTCGATACACACGAAGGACCCCAAAATGGTGGAATATTTTGCCGCCAGGGTCCCAGCGTCGAGGATAGTGATCAACACGCCGAGCTCGCTCGGCGGCATAGGGGCTTCCACCGGGCTCATGCCGTCTCTTACCCTTGGCTGCGGCGCCGCGGGAGGCAGCGCTACGTCCGACAACGTCGGGCCGATGAATCTCATCAACAAGCGCTATATCGCCAAGGGGAATCTCGAGATCGAAGCCATACGCGACGCGGCGCCGCAGTGCGAACACGGTATCTGTTCATACGCGGAAAACGCCGATATGAGCAAGGTAGACGTCGAAGAGATCGTCAGAATGATAATCAAAAAGCTTAACGAAGCTTAA
- a CDS encoding BMC domain-containing protein: MKALGMIEVEGYLAAVEVLDTALKAANVHTCKVSLVTGGLVSVFVSGDVGAVKAAIDSAAAAAERVGKIVSVHVIPRPDESVYSLLAAGEGAGSGSGICAAVRDQTQKAGPCAEEDAPPADAKADKELPKGRPVAETREAEDTEAPEAADVGAAKVEDVEGQKGAEGEIPATEESDGWRAEEEKAAAAELNNMSLTGLRKLASSIGVKGMTSREIRKAGRDELVKAIMEQRRQEE, from the coding sequence ATGAAAGCGTTGGGTATGATCGAGGTAGAGGGATATCTTGCGGCAGTTGAGGTGCTCGATACGGCGCTCAAAGCCGCCAATGTTCATACCTGCAAGGTTTCTCTCGTTACCGGCGGGCTCGTTTCCGTGTTTGTTTCTGGCGACGTCGGCGCCGTCAAGGCGGCAATAGATTCGGCGGCCGCTGCGGCGGAGCGTGTCGGCAAGATCGTATCCGTGCACGTCATCCCGCGTCCCGATGAGTCGGTCTATTCGCTGCTTGCGGCGGGAGAGGGCGCCGGCTCAGGAAGCGGGATATGCGCGGCCGTGCGCGACCAGACCCAGAAGGCCGGGCCGTGCGCGGAAGAGGACGCCCCCCCTGCCGACGCCAAGGCGGATAAAGAGCTCCCGAAAGGCCGTCCCGTCGCGGAGACGCGCGAGGCGGAGGATACGGAAGCGCCAGAGGCGGCCGATGTCGGCGCTGCGAAAGTTGAAGACGTCGAAGGGCAAAAAGGTGCGGAAGGCGAAATACCGGCCACGGAGGAATCTGACGGCTGGCGGGCGGAGGAGGAAAAGGCCGCTGCCGCAGAATTGAATAATATGTCCTTGACCGGGCTCAGAAAGCTGGCTTCGTCCATCGGAGTGAAGGGCATGACGTCCAGGGAGATACGTAAAGCCGGCAGGGACGAGCTGGTTAAAGCCATAATGGAACAAAGAAGACAGGAGGAATAA
- the eutL gene encoding ethanolamine utilization microcompartment protein EutL — MKRDPVKATVLATRIIPSVDPDLAKQLELTPDQKSLALITADCDDVTYTALDEATKAADVKVVYAKSFYGGAANANTKLAGEIIGILAGPNPAEVKSGLAAAVDMIENVAHFVSANEDDSIVYYAHCISRTGSYLSAGAGIPEGDALAYLIAPPLEAIYGVDAALKAADVTCAVLYAPPSETNFGGALLTGTQSACKSACEAFAAAVESVADNPKY, encoded by the coding sequence ATGAAGAGAGATCCAGTAAAAGCGACGGTCCTCGCCACGAGGATCATTCCGAGCGTAGACCCTGATCTTGCGAAGCAGCTTGAACTTACGCCCGACCAGAAGTCGTTGGCGCTGATCACCGCGGACTGCGACGACGTGACCTACACGGCGCTCGACGAAGCGACGAAAGCGGCGGACGTAAAGGTCGTATACGCAAAGAGTTTCTACGGCGGCGCCGCCAACGCGAACACGAAGCTGGCCGGCGAGATAATCGGGATACTGGCCGGCCCCAACCCGGCGGAGGTCAAGAGCGGGCTGGCCGCGGCCGTTGACATGATCGAGAATGTGGCGCATTTCGTATCAGCCAACGAAGATGACAGCATAGTCTATTACGCGCACTGCATTTCGCGCACAGGCTCATACCTTTCGGCCGGCGCAGGGATACCCGAAGGCGACGCACTCGCTTATCTCATAGCCCCGCCGCTCGAAGCGATCTACGGTGTGGACGCCGCCCTGAAAGCGGCCGACGTCACCTGCGCGGTCCTTTACGCGCCGCCGTCGGAGACGAACTTCGGCGGAGCCCTGCTCACCGGCACGCAGTCGGCCTGCAAGTCCGCCTGCGAGGCCTTTGCCGCGGCGGTCGAGTCAGTAGCGGACAACCCCAAATATTAA